Within the Caldisericum sp. genome, the region GATAAAAGCATTCTTCAACATTTTTTAATTTTAACATTTCTTAACCTCCTTCATTTGCGATATAATTATTATATCAAAAAAAGGAGACGATTGGAAATGAGGAAAAAAATTAAAAAACTTTTACCGATTGTGTTAATAGGCGTCTTGCTCGTTCTCATTGTTTTTACTCTTACTTCATGTATAGGTTATGTTAAAGTATTGGTTGTTGCTCCCATTAGTTCTAATGCCCCTGAATTTGGTATTTCAACTGTTAATGGGATTGAAATGAAACTCGAGGAAGTGAATAAAAGTGGTGGAGTTTTAGGGAAGAAGATTCGTATAGTCACTTTTGATGACAAAGGTAGTCCTGATTATGTTTCTGATAAATTAAGAGAGGTTTTATCACGCAATAGTTACATTGCTGTAGTTGGCGCGCCGTTTAGCAGGATTGCAATTCCTGTAAGTAACATTTGTGAGGAGCTTAATATTCCTTTCATAGCATCAGTTGCAACGAATCCCGAGGTAACAAAAGGCAAGGAGTATGTCTTTCGTGCTTGCTTTACAGATGAAATACAGGGGAGAGCTTCCGCTCATTTTGTTTATGAAAAACTTGGGCTCAAAGAGGGTGGAGTTTTTTACGATATAGAAGACCCTTATTCAAATTACCTTGCAAAATCATTTAGAGATGAGTTTGAAAAGTTAGGTGGAAAGATCGTTGCGTTTTATCCCCATCCACACGAACCAGTTACAGTCGAATACCCACTTCAAAAGATGCTTGAGCAGGGAGTTCAATTTGTATTTAACCCAGACTTATATGTTGATGGATCTGAAGTCTATAAAGAGTTAAGGAAGCAAGGTTTTGAAGGACCTATTATTTTCGGAGACGGAGTTGACGCACCTCAATTACTTTCAAGGGTAAACAAGCCTTACAATGTTTTTTATGTAAGTCATTATTCGATGGATAATCCAAAATGGGTAGAGTTTGTAAATAAATATAAAGAAAAGTATAAGACAGAGCCAAATATTGAGGCATATCTTGCATATGATGCTATGGGGCTTTTGGTAGAGGCAATTAAAAAGGCAAATACATTCGAAAGACCTGAAATAAAGGACGCACTCAAAAACATTACTTATGAGGGAATAACTGGAAAAATAGAATTTAAAAATTCAAATGACCCGGTAAAACCTGTTTATGTATATGGCTTTAAAAACTTTGTGCCCATAAAGGTGTGGGAATATGTTCCTAACTTATCTCATTAATGGGTTTGGGACCTAAGGAAAGTTTTGAATTTGGTGGCGGCGGGGGGATTCGAACCCTCGACACTCCGGGTATGAGCCGGATGCTCTAACCACTGGGCTACGCCGCCTCTCCTCTATGTCTTTTTATACGTCTCTTTTGAGCAACAAGCGAATCTTGCGACTCCTTGAGGAACTTCTTTAATAACTGTTCAAAAGACTCTTTCTGCTGTTCCTCTTTTTTTGCTTGCTCGCTAACTTTTCTTACAAAAATCAAATTTAACTTACCGCTCTTGTCCTTGCCGTTTATTTTCACAAGGACTCTGTCTCCCTCTTTTATTGGATCGTCGAGGTTAACAGCTCCTAATTCTGTAAGTTGAGAAACATGAATTAAACCAACCTTGCCTTCATCGAGTTTTACGAAGGCACCATAGGGCATAACTTTTATTACCCTACCAGTTGCTTCCGTGTTTCCCATACGCTTATATATAATATCTAATTTTTAAAAAGATTCAAGAGGTTTTTGAGGAAATTTTCTGAATTTTTTTGTGAATATTGAGATTCATCGTTTATTTTGAAATAGATTACTGTTTCATTTTCTTTTCCTAAACCAAGGTTTTCCCGTGCGTACTTCTCAACAAACTCGTCGCTTTTTGCATACTCTATTTTTTGAAGAAGCGTTTGCTGTTCCTGTTTTAGCCTTTCAAGTTCCTGTCTTTTCTTTTGGAGTGTAAAATAATTGCTTACAAGGTAAAAAGCGTTAAAAATGCTTTCAAGGAAAAAATATAACACCAGAAAGAAAATTGCAATTTTTACAACATTTATTTTTTTCTTCATTTGATTAAATTATATATTGTTTTTAGACTATGTCAAAACTATTTTTAAATTTTCTTAAATTAGTCAAATTGTTCACAAAAATATAGTTGTTTTTTGTAATTCATACTATAATTAAGAGTGGAGGTGAAAAATGGCAAAATATAAAGTTGCAATTAACAAAGACACCTGCATTGGTTGTGGCGTTTGTGCATCCATTTGTCCTGAGAACTGGAAAATGGATGACGATGGAAAGGCAAATTTCATCTCTGAGATTTCCGATGCAGATTGCAACAAGGATGCTGCTGAAAACTGCCCCACTCAGAGCATCACTGTTGAGGAGGTAGGTTAGGGCTGAGGGTGGCTGAAGCCACCCCTTACACTTATTAAGGAGGTTTAAAATGGCGGTTCAAACAAAAAAAGGTGTTTATGAGGTAAGATTCCATGGTAGGGCAGGTCAAGGTGCAAAGTCAGGTTCGCAAATGCTTGCACTTGCTGCCTTTGAAGAAGGAAAGTCAATACAGGCATTCCCTGAGTATGGTTCTGAAAGAAGAGGTGCGCCAACAGTTGCCTACACAAGAATTTCTGATAAGGAGATTCGAACTCATGAACCAATCGTAAATCCTGATGCAGTGCTTGTATTTGATTTCGGTCTTGCAAAGAACATTCCTGTAACTGCAGGACTCGATGAGGAGAACGGAGTTCTTATTGTTAACACTACGAAAACTCCGGAAGAAATAAGGCAAATTACTGGGTTTAAAGGTAAAATTTTTACAGTTGATGCAACAGGTATTTCACTTGAACTCTTAAAGATGGATGCACCTAATGTTCCTATGCTTGGTGCGCTCGTAAGAGCTACTGGTGTTGTTAAGTTAGAAACACTTGAAGATGTCATAAGAGAAGAGTTCCTTGACAAAATTGGTGAAGAGAAAGTCCAGAAAAACATCATTGGTCTTAAAAGAGGCTACGAGGAGGCAAAAAATGGCTGAGAAAAAAGGCTGGAAAGACTTAATGCGTGGAGCAGATTTACCTCCCGCAACAGCGCTTGAGAATAAAACAGGTTCATGGAGAAGCCTTCGTCCTGTTTGGGATCCCTCAAATTGTATACATTGTATGATTTGTGTTTCATATTGTCCTGATATGGCAATTCCAATTACCAAAAGCGAGGAAGGCGTTGTAGGAAAAAATGGCAGAGTCTATAAAGGAACGATAAGGTTAGAAACAAACTTTGATTACTGCAAGGGTTGTGGTATCTGCGCAGTTGAGTGTCCTACCAAGTGCATTACTATGGTAAGAGAAGAGTAGGAGGGTGCTATGGCAAAACTTAAACCATTAACAGGAGCTCAGGCGACAGCCGAGGCAATGAGACAGATAAATCCAGATGTAGTAGTTGCATATCCAATAACACCCCAAACCCCAATAGTTGAATTCTTTGCACAGTTTGTTGCAGATGGCGTTGTTGATACAGAGATGGTTCCAATTGAATCAGAACATTCTGCACTTTCTGCAGTAGTTGGAGCTTCTGCTGCCGGTGCAAGGGCAATGTGTGCAACATCATCACAAGGTCTTGCACTTATGTGGGAAATTGTAGCAGCAGCGCCTGGATTAAGGCTCCCTATTGTTATGCCTGTTGTAAACAGAGCACTTTCAGCTCCAATTAACATCCATTGCGATCACTCGGATACAATGGGAACATTGACTTTGGGCTGGGTTCAAATTTACTCTGAAAATGCGCAAGAAGCATATGAAAATACACTACTTGCTTTAAGAATTGCAGAACATCCAAAAGTGTTACTTCCAGTTATGGTCATGCAGGATGGCTTTATAACAAGCCACGGTGTTGAAGTAGTAAAAGTCCTTGAAGATGAAGAGGTTAAAAAATTTATTGGTGAAAGAAAGCCAGATAGGTATCTTTTAAATGTTAAAAATCCTTATACAGTTGGTCCTCTTGCACTTCCTGATTACTACTTTGAGGTTAAGAGACAACAGGAAGAGGCAATATGGAACGCAAAAGATGTATATCTTGAGGTTGGCGAAGAACTTTCTAAACTAACAGGGAAGAAGTACCCATTCTTTGAAGAATACAGAACTGACGATGCTGAAGCAGTTATTATTGCATTAAATTCTACTGCAGGAACAGCAAAAGACGTAGTTGATGAAATGCGAGAACAGGGTTATAAGGTTGGTCTAATAAAGCCTAAACTCTTTAGACCTTTCCCATACAAAGAGATGAGGCAGGCTCTCGAGAAGTTTAAGGTTGTAGGTGTTCTTGATAGGGCAATTGCCTTTGGCGCATATGCACCGCTTTATACTGAAATTAGAAATGCACTATTTGAGGCAGAAAATAAGCCAAAACTTCAGAGTTATGTATATGGTCTTGGTGGTAGGGATATTTTCAAGAGCGATATTAAGAAGGTGTTTGAGGAACTTCTTTCTGGAAATGTTGATTCTCAAACCCAGAAGTACATAGGTTTAAGGGAATAAGGGGGTAAATATGGCAACGATTCAAGAAATTGTATCCAAAGAAAAGCCCTTAGTTTCAGGGCATCGAATGTGTGCTGGATGTGGAATTCCGCCGATTGTGAACACGATAGTTGCAGCCTCTGATAAGCCTGTTATTATTGCAAACGCAACAGGATGTCTTGAGGTAACATCGACAATATATCCTTTTAATGCATGGAATGTTCCATGGATTCACCTCACGTTTGAAAATGCTGCAGCGGTTGCAGCAGGCATTGAAACAGCATTGAGGGCATTTAAGAAGAAAGGTAAAATTGATACCGATGTAAACATAATTGCTATTGGTGGAGATGGTGGAACCTACGATATAGGTTTTCAGGCTCTATCCGGTGCACTTGAAAGAAGACATAAATTCATGTATGTTGTTTATGATAACCAGGGATATATGAATACAGGAAACCAGAGAAGTGGTGCAACTCCTTTTGGTGCAAGCACTACAACAGTCCCTGCAGGAAAAGTTAGTTACGGCAAACCTCAGTGGAGGAAGAATATTGTTGAAATTACTGCAGCACACAGGATTCCCTATGCAGCACAGGCAGCAGTTCATAACTTGCTTGACCTTTACAACAAAGCAAAGAAAGGTTTCGAAGCAGATGGTCCTGCCTTCCTTGCTGTTTTCCAGCCCTGCACTACAAACTGGCACTATGACCCATCATTGACAATTCAGTATTCCAAACTTGCAACTGAGACAAACTTCTGGCCTCTCTATGAAATTGAGAATGGTAAAGTTAAGATTAACTACAAACCGAAAGAAAGAAAACCAATCGAGGAGTTCTTAAAAGGTCAGGGAAGGTTTAAACATCTCTTCAAGCCTGAAAATAAACATATAATTGAAGAGATGCAAAAGATGATAGACGAAGAGTGGGAAAGACTCTTAAAACTTGAGGAATCAGGAGTCCAGTTATAATTAAGAGAAATATTTTAATAGCCCCCGTTTGGGGGCTTTTTTAATTTTACAAAGTTACTATAATAAATATAGAATTTCATTTATTTGCTAAAGGAGGTAAAATGGGAAAATACACAGCAGAATTTGGAGTTTTTGGTGGGTCGGGCTTTTATTCTTTTCTTGAGAATGTTTCAGAAGTTAAGATTGAAACTCCATATGGAGCGCCTTCTGATGTTATAGCAATAGGCGAGTATAAGGGCAGAAGTGTTGCATTTTTGCCAAGACATGGAAAACTTCACCAGTATCCACCTCACAAGATTCCTTACAGGGCCAATTTATGGGCTTTTAAAGAACTTGGTGTCAAAAGAATTATAGCACCAACAGCAGTAGGAAGCCTCCAACCAGAATACAAAGTGGGAGACTTTGTTGTAACTGATCAATTTGTCGATTTTACAAGTGGCAGGGAATGTACTTTTTATGAAGGACCAATAACAACCCATATAAGTATGGCTGAACCGTATTGTCCTGAATTACGCGGAATTGCAATTGAAGCGTTGGAAAAACTCGGAGTAAGGTTTCACAGAACCGGAACAGTTGTAGTGATACAGGGTCCTCGATTTTCAACTAAGGCAGAGAGCATATTCTTTACTCGAATGGGTTTTCATATCATCAATATGACTCAATATCCTGAGGTAGTGCTCGCAAGAGAACTTGAAATGTGCTATGTGAATGTTGCAGTTGTTACCGATTACGATGTCGGAATTGTTGCGGAAGGTAATGTTGAACCTGTAACTCAGGAAATGGTTATAAAGAAATTTAATGAAAATATTGGTACCTTGAAGGAAGTTGTTAAATACATTATTGAACACACGCCTGCGGAAAGGCACTGCAAATGCGGTGAAGCCTTAAAGGATGCAAGAGTAGGAGAATAACAAGTGATTCCACTTCGAGACACTGAAGAAATAGAAACATTTCCTTTTATTACAATACTTTTAATTATCGTAAATAGTTTTATCTTTATGTATATTTACTTTACTGCAGCTTCAGCACCTGTGCCAGAGCAATATCTTGCAAATGTTTACTTAACATATGGACTTGTGCCTAAAAATATTCTAAATGCGCCACTATTTAGCGCTCCTTATCTTACATTTATAACTTCAATTTTCCTTCACGGAAGTTGGTCTCACCTTATTTTTAACATGCTTTTCCTGTGGATATTTGGTAATAATGTTGAAGATTACTTTGGGCACTTCCATTTTCTTTTGTTCTATCTTCTTGCAGGGATTTTTGCATCTCTTATACAACTTTTGACTATGGGTGCTTCAACTGTCCCTGTGATTGGTGCAAGTGGTGCAATAGCAGGAACAATGGGAGCATATTTTCTTCTGTTTCCACGCTCAAGGATCAGAACGCTTGTTTTTATTTTCTTTTTTGTAACGATTATAGAAATTCCTGCACCTGTTTATCTTCTTATCTGGTTTATGTCTCAACTGTTTGAGGGGCTTTCGAATTTTGGAGTTGCTTCGGGTATCGCATTTTTTGCACACGTCGGAGGTTTCATTTTTGGGGTACTTTACGCAGCCCTTATAGGAAGACATGCAGGGAGAAAAAGAAGATATCTCTACTATATTTGAGAAAGTTGAAATTCTTGAGAGAAAATTTAAACTTTTAGAGAGGGTAACTAATTTTGAAAAAGTAGGCTTTGAGGAACTTCTTTCTGTTCGTGGATTTAAAAGTTTTAATTTCAAGGAGCCGCAAGATTTAAGCGGCTCCAATTTTTTTAGGGAAATCTCAAAGTATTATGTAAGAAGGCTTTTAAGTGATTTATCTCTTTACAAGGCTCTAAGCGAAGAAGCGGTTTTATTTTTGTTTTCAAAGTGGAAAGTTGAGCGACAATTTTTAGAGCAACTTGTCGAGTCCGGACTCATCAAAAGAGACGGTAAAGTTTACTTTATATCATATGATTTTGATCTGCTTATTGAAGCTTTCATTGCAGATTTTATAAAAGAAAGATTTGGAATAGAATCGATTTTGAATGTAAAAGTTAAGGAACTCGATAAAGGAGGCGATATTGATATTCTTGGAAAGTGGAAATTGGAATTGATTATGATCGAGTTGAAGGAAAGCCCACCAAACAATATATCATTAAATGACTTGAAATTGGCTTTTGAGAGATTTAAAAATGTCAAACCAGATCTTTTTATTTTCTTGATTGATACAACACTTTCGATTAAAAGAAACATCCTTGATAATCTTGTAGCTATTTATGGTTTAGAACCCGTTAGATTAAGAGAAGGTGTTTATAGGGTTTTGGGGAATGCGTTTGTTGTAACTGCTAAAAGAGAAATACTGTCGAATCTTGGGTTCGTAATTGAAAGGGAACTTTTTTGAAAAAAAATTTAATTTTTATACGGTTAACCTCTTGACTAAAATTAAATTTTTGGTAAATTATTAGCAGATGGACAATGTATTTGCTAAATAGGAGGTAAGCAGTGGCTAATAATGAGGAAGAAAAGAAAAATAACCATAACGATGAAAATACCGAAACTCCACACGTTGAAAACAGTGAAAATACCGAAAACCAATTAGAGGAGAAGATTAAGGAAATGGAAAACGAACTTAAGAAAAAAGAAAATGAAATTTTCGACCTTAAAATGGAAAATATAAAGTTAAAAGAAAGACTCCGTCAGGAGTCTGATATTTATGAAAGGGAATTAAAGAGATTAGTCCTCAAGGAAAAGATTAATATTTTCAAAGAATTTCTTGAAGTCCTTGATAACATTGAAAGGGCTCTTGAATCTCTAAACGGAGATTCTGAGCACTCAAAGGGACTGATGCTTATAAAAGACCAGTTATTTAAATTCTTATCTTCTTATGGAATTAAAGAGATGGATTTGATAAATAAGCCGTATGACCCTAATATTGCTGATATTGGTGAGGTGGTAGAGACAAAGGATTACCCACAAGGAACTGTTGTGAAAGTTCTTCGAAAAGGTTACTATATTGGTGATAATGTCCTCAGAACGGCAGTTGTTGCCGTTTCTAAGGAGCCGAGCGAAAATAAAAATGAAAATTCTTCAAATAACTCAAATAATTAGGAGGTGAAACTATGGGAAGAATTATTGGAATTGACCTTGGAACAAGCAATTCTGCGGCAGCTGTTATGATTGGGGGCAAACCCACTATCATACCTGCAGCAGAAGGACCAAGTGTAGCAGGTAAAACTGTACCCTCTGTAGTTGCTTTTACAAAGGATGGTCAAATACTTGTTGGAGAGCCTGCAAGGAGACAGGCAACTATTAACCCTGAAGGTACCGTTACAGGTATTAAAAGGAAAATGGGAACAAAAGAAAAAATAGTGATTTATGGAAAAGAGTATACCCCAGAGCAAATATCTGCTTTCATTTTGCAGAAAATTAAAAAAGATGCCGAAGCATTTTTAGGCGAGAAAGTCGAAAAGGCAGTTATTACTGTTCCTGCCTACTTTAACGATGACCAGCGACAGGCAACCAAAAACGCAGGAGAAATTGCAGGGCTTGAAGTTGTGCGTCTTGTAAATGAACCGACAGCAGCAGCATTTGCATACGGTCTTGATAGATCCGACAAAGAGTTAAAAATTCTTGTATTCGATTTTGGTGGTGGTACGCTTGATGTAACCATTATGGATTTTGGTGGAGGCGTTTTCCAGGTTAAGGCAACCGCTGGAGACACCCAACTCGGTGGCCGCGATATGGATGAAGCCCTTGTGAATTATATTGTTGAAGAATTTAAGAAAGATACCGGAATTGATTTAAGAAATGACAAAATGGCAATGGTAAGGATAAGGGAAGCTGCTGAAAAAGCAAAAATTGAACTTTCCTCTGTTCTTGAAACACAAATAAACTTACCGTTCATTACGGCAGATGCAACAGGCCCCAAACATCTTGTAATGAATATAACTCGCGCAAAACTTGAGTCACTTGTTGAACCTATAGTTAAGAGATGTGCAGGACCATTGGAACAGGCTATAAAAGATGCAGGACTTACTCCTCAACAAATTGATAAGATCATTCTTGTAGGTGGACCAACAAAGATGCCCATTGTTCAGAAGTTTGTTGCAGATTACATTGGAAAGCAACCAGAGCGAGGAATTGACCCAATGGAATGTGTAGCAATGGGTGCTGCAATACAGGCAGGTATTATCGAGGGAGAAGTCAAGAATGTAGTTCTTGTTGATGTTGTGCCTATTTCTCTTGGAATTGAGACCCTTGGTGGAATATTTACAAAGATGATTGATAGAAATACACCAATTCCTACATCAAAAACACAGATATTTACGACTGCTGCCGATAACCAGACAAGCGTAGAAATTCATATCTTGCAGGGTGAACGTCCTCTTGCAAAGGATAACCTATCGCTTGGTAGATTTATCCTTGATGGCATTCCACCTGCGCCAAGAGGAGTTCCTCAGATTGAGGTTACTTATGCAGTTGATGAAAATGGAATTCTTCATGTAACTGCAAAAGACCTTGCTACAGGAAAAGAACAAAAAATAACAGTAACTAACTCGAATAAACTTTCTAAAGAAGAAATTGAAAGGCTTAAGAGAGAAGCTGAGATGTATGCTGAAGCAGACAAGAAAAAGGCAGAAGAAATTCAAATCAAAAACGATGGTGATGCACTCGTTTATTCTGGAAGAAAATTCTTGAAAGACTATGGCGATAAGATAAATCCTTCTGATAAGGCAGCGCTCGAGAACGAGATTAACGAACTTGAAAAATATGTTAAAGAAGGTAATATAGAAATGATTAAGGCAAAAATTGAGCAAGTTAATCAATTGATGTCGAAAATTGGACAGGATATGTACAAGCAGGGTGGAGGAACAACTGAAGGACAGAATCCAAGTTAATGTGGTATAATTAGACTATGGCAAATAAAGACTATTATGAGATCCTCGGGGTCCCAAGAAACGCAACCCAGGAAGAAATAAAGAAGAAATATAGGGAACTTGTAATGAAGTATCATCCTGATTTGCATAAGGATGACCCTGAGGCTGCCAAAAAGATGGCAGAAATAAATGAAGCATACGAAGTTTTAAGTGATCCAGAGAAAAGAGCACAGTACGATAAATTTGGGGCAGTAGGACCGAATGTTGGGGCTGAATCGGCCTACGGCCCCTCCTATGACTTTTCGGGTGACATTTTTTCAGATTTAGGCGACATTTTAAGAGATTTTGGCTTTGGTGGTTTTGGTTTTGGGACAGGAAGTCGTGAGCGAGTAGAACGTGGCGAAGACATTGAAGTTGAGGTAACTATACCCTTTAAAGATGCTGTGCTTGGAGTTGATAAGGAAGTAACAGTAAGAAAAA harbors:
- a CDS encoding S-methyl-5'-thioadenosine phosphorylase, whose product is MGKYTAEFGVFGGSGFYSFLENVSEVKIETPYGAPSDVIAIGEYKGRSVAFLPRHGKLHQYPPHKIPYRANLWAFKELGVKRIIAPTAVGSLQPEYKVGDFVVTDQFVDFTSGRECTFYEGPITTHISMAEPYCPELRGIAIEALEKLGVRFHRTGTVVVIQGPRFSTKAESIFFTRMGFHIINMTQYPEVVLARELEMCYVNVAVVTDYDVGIVAEGNVEPVTQEMVIKKFNENIGTLKEVVKYIIEHTPAERHCKCGEALKDARVGE
- a CDS encoding S1 RNA-binding domain-containing protein translates to MGNTEATGRVIKVMPYGAFVKLDEGKVGLIHVSQLTELGAVNLDDPIKEGDRVLVKINGKDKSGKLNLIFVRKVSEQAKKEEQQKESFEQLLKKFLKESQDSLVAQKRRIKRHRGEAA
- the dnaK gene encoding molecular chaperone DnaK, encoding MGRIIGIDLGTSNSAAAVMIGGKPTIIPAAEGPSVAGKTVPSVVAFTKDGQILVGEPARRQATINPEGTVTGIKRKMGTKEKIVIYGKEYTPEQISAFILQKIKKDAEAFLGEKVEKAVITVPAYFNDDQRQATKNAGEIAGLEVVRLVNEPTAAAFAYGLDRSDKELKILVFDFGGGTLDVTIMDFGGGVFQVKATAGDTQLGGRDMDEALVNYIVEEFKKDTGIDLRNDKMAMVRIREAAEKAKIELSSVLETQINLPFITADATGPKHLVMNITRAKLESLVEPIVKRCAGPLEQAIKDAGLTPQQIDKIILVGGPTKMPIVQKFVADYIGKQPERGIDPMECVAMGAAIQAGIIEGEVKNVVLVDVVPISLGIETLGGIFTKMIDRNTPIPTSKTQIFTTAADNQTSVEIHILQGERPLAKDNLSLGRFILDGIPPAPRGVPQIEVTYAVDENGILHVTAKDLATGKEQKITVTNSNKLSKEEIERLKREAEMYAEADKKKAEEIQIKNDGDALVYSGRKFLKDYGDKINPSDKAALENEINELEKYVKEGNIEMIKAKIEQVNQLMSKIGQDMYKQGGGTTEGQNPS
- a CDS encoding 2-oxoacid:acceptor oxidoreductase family protein, whose translation is MAVQTKKGVYEVRFHGRAGQGAKSGSQMLALAAFEEGKSIQAFPEYGSERRGAPTVAYTRISDKEIRTHEPIVNPDAVLVFDFGLAKNIPVTAGLDEENGVLIVNTTKTPEEIRQITGFKGKIFTVDATGISLELLKMDAPNVPMLGALVRATGVVKLETLEDVIREEFLDKIGEEKVQKNIIGLKRGYEEAKNG
- a CDS encoding 4Fe-4S binding protein gives rise to the protein MAEKKGWKDLMRGADLPPATALENKTGSWRSLRPVWDPSNCIHCMICVSYCPDMAIPITKSEEGVVGKNGRVYKGTIRLETNFDYCKGCGICAVECPTKCITMVREE
- a CDS encoding septum formation initiator family protein, coding for MKKKINVVKIAIFFLVLYFFLESIFNAFYLVSNYFTLQKKRQELERLKQEQQTLLQKIEYAKSDEFVEKYARENLGLGKENETVIYFKINDESQYSQKNSENFLKNLLNLFKN
- a CDS encoding nucleotide exchange factor GrpE, with amino-acid sequence MANNEEEKKNNHNDENTETPHVENSENTENQLEEKIKEMENELKKKENEIFDLKMENIKLKERLRQESDIYERELKRLVLKEKINIFKEFLEVLDNIERALESLNGDSEHSKGLMLIKDQLFKFLSSYGIKEMDLINKPYDPNIADIGEVVETKDYPQGTVVKVLRKGYYIGDNVLRTAVVAVSKEPSENKNENSSNNSNN
- a CDS encoding rhomboid family intramembrane serine protease codes for the protein MIPLRDTEEIETFPFITILLIIVNSFIFMYIYFTAASAPVPEQYLANVYLTYGLVPKNILNAPLFSAPYLTFITSIFLHGSWSHLIFNMLFLWIFGNNVEDYFGHFHFLLFYLLAGIFASLIQLLTMGASTVPVIGASGAIAGTMGAYFLLFPRSRIRTLVFIFFFVTIIEIPAPVYLLIWFMSQLFEGLSNFGVASGIAFFAHVGGFIFGVLYAALIGRHAGRKRRYLYYI
- a CDS encoding ferredoxin, with protein sequence MAKYKVAINKDTCIGCGVCASICPENWKMDDDGKANFISEISDADCNKDAAENCPTQSITVEEVG
- a CDS encoding pyruvate ferredoxin oxidoreductase (catalyzes the formation of acetyl-CoA from pyruvate and coenzyme A), which gives rise to MATIQEIVSKEKPLVSGHRMCAGCGIPPIVNTIVAASDKPVIIANATGCLEVTSTIYPFNAWNVPWIHLTFENAAAVAAGIETALRAFKKKGKIDTDVNIIAIGGDGGTYDIGFQALSGALERRHKFMYVVYDNQGYMNTGNQRSGATPFGASTTTVPAGKVSYGKPQWRKNIVEITAAHRIPYAAQAAVHNLLDLYNKAKKGFEADGPAFLAVFQPCTTNWHYDPSLTIQYSKLATETNFWPLYEIENGKVKINYKPKERKPIEEFLKGQGRFKHLFKPENKHIIEEMQKMIDEEWERLLKLEESGVQL
- a CDS encoding ABC transporter substrate-binding protein, yielding MRKKIKKLLPIVLIGVLLVLIVFTLTSCIGYVKVLVVAPISSNAPEFGISTVNGIEMKLEEVNKSGGVLGKKIRIVTFDDKGSPDYVSDKLREVLSRNSYIAVVGAPFSRIAIPVSNICEELNIPFIASVATNPEVTKGKEYVFRACFTDEIQGRASAHFVYEKLGLKEGGVFYDIEDPYSNYLAKSFRDEFEKLGGKIVAFYPHPHEPVTVEYPLQKMLEQGVQFVFNPDLYVDGSEVYKELRKQGFEGPIIFGDGVDAPQLLSRVNKPYNVFYVSHYSMDNPKWVEFVNKYKEKYKTEPNIEAYLAYDAMGLLVEAIKKANTFERPEIKDALKNITYEGITGKIEFKNSNDPVKPVYVYGFKNFVPIKVWEYVPNLSH
- the porA gene encoding pyruvate ferredoxin oxidoreductase, translated to MAKLKPLTGAQATAEAMRQINPDVVVAYPITPQTPIVEFFAQFVADGVVDTEMVPIESEHSALSAVVGASAAGARAMCATSSQGLALMWEIVAAAPGLRLPIVMPVVNRALSAPINIHCDHSDTMGTLTLGWVQIYSENAQEAYENTLLALRIAEHPKVLLPVMVMQDGFITSHGVEVVKVLEDEEVKKFIGERKPDRYLLNVKNPYTVGPLALPDYYFEVKRQQEEAIWNAKDVYLEVGEELSKLTGKKYPFFEEYRTDDAEAVIIALNSTAGTAKDVVDEMREQGYKVGLIKPKLFRPFPYKEMRQALEKFKVVGVLDRAIAFGAYAPLYTEIRNALFEAENKPKLQSYVYGLGGRDIFKSDIKKVFEELLSGNVDSQTQKYIGLRE